One window of the Acaryochloris sp. CCMEE 5410 genome contains the following:
- a CDS encoding enoyl-CoA hydratase/isomerase family protein: MNYDNFTTLNVKTENAIAWVTFDYPPVNVQGLPMLADLNSLAILLERDREVKVVVFQSAHPEIWVCHYDTNLLKDMSTEAVSREEAKLLDLQSVCERISKLPQATIAKLEGFARGGGHEFALACDMRFAARGKFKFMQMEVGMGILPCGGGASRMARQVGLGRALEIILSARDFDADEAEAYGTINKALEPDEIGPYVDQLAKRIAKFPAESINACKQAVYESIDKPIDEALKAEAYWLYQATSKTPAIKRFTIADEKGMEHDMENQRNWNDLVMQVQEIN, encoded by the coding sequence ATGAACTACGACAATTTCACTACTCTCAACGTTAAAACTGAAAATGCGATCGCTTGGGTCACCTTCGACTATCCCCCGGTGAATGTTCAAGGTCTGCCCATGCTGGCCGATCTAAATAGCCTTGCGATATTGCTGGAACGAGATCGCGAAGTCAAAGTCGTTGTTTTTCAGTCAGCCCATCCAGAAATCTGGGTTTGCCACTACGACACAAACCTATTAAAAGATATGTCGACGGAAGCCGTCTCCCGCGAAGAAGCTAAGTTGCTGGATCTACAATCTGTTTGTGAACGCATCAGCAAGTTACCCCAAGCCACCATTGCCAAACTCGAAGGCTTCGCACGCGGTGGCGGTCATGAATTTGCACTCGCTTGTGATATGCGTTTCGCAGCACGGGGGAAATTTAAGTTTATGCAGATGGAAGTCGGCATGGGTATCTTGCCCTGCGGTGGTGGTGCATCCCGTATGGCGCGTCAGGTCGGTCTGGGTCGGGCATTGGAAATTATCCTCAGTGCCCGTGACTTTGATGCGGACGAAGCCGAAGCCTACGGCACAATCAACAAAGCACTCGAACCAGATGAAATAGGCCCCTATGTTGACCAGCTAGCCAAGCGTATTGCTAAATTCCCAGCAGAGTCCATCAATGCCTGTAAGCAGGCGGTTTATGAGTCCATTGACAAGCCAATTGATGAAGCCCTCAAGGCAGAAGCTTACTGGCTCTATCAAGCAACCAGCAAGACCCCTGCCATTAAGCGTTTTACCATTGCTGATGAGAAAGGCATGGAGCATGACATGGAAAACCAGCGCAACTGGAATGATTTGGTTATGCAAGTTCAGGAAATAAACTAG
- a CDS encoding LLM class oxidoreductase, with the protein MLKSIEKNQFKPINRGYNSVFHSNRLSLGLVVPIETYGMGAVPTMKDHIERVQLVEKLGFSAVWLRDVPFNVPSFGDAGQTYDPFVYLGLLAGQTEKIALGVASVILPLRHPAHVAKAAATADVLSGGRVILGVASGDRPEEYPALNLSYSDRGKRFRESFEYIQRMSENTPVFENSYGKPYGGMDMLPKPASGKLPLLITGGSQQETNWIAQNGDGWMLFPRNTAMQAQIIADWRSQITAAGRLNQPVMEPLYVDLVEDPDTPPLPIHLGLRLGVKHLKSYLKSRQAIGINHVALNLRFNKADVTTTLKKLADDILPDFSNWK; encoded by the coding sequence ATGCTCAAATCTATCGAAAAAAACCAGTTCAAACCGATTAATCGGGGATACAATTCCGTATTTCATTCTAATCGATTAAGCCTTGGCCTGGTAGTGCCTATCGAGACTTATGGAATGGGGGCTGTGCCAACAATGAAAGATCATATTGAACGGGTGCAGCTGGTGGAAAAACTTGGGTTCTCTGCGGTCTGGTTACGGGACGTTCCTTTTAACGTACCCTCATTTGGAGATGCTGGTCAGACTTACGATCCGTTTGTTTATTTAGGCTTACTAGCTGGTCAGACTGAAAAAATTGCCCTGGGGGTTGCTAGCGTTATCTTACCGTTGAGACATCCCGCTCATGTTGCTAAAGCTGCTGCCACTGCCGATGTGCTATCTGGAGGGAGGGTGATTCTTGGGGTGGCTTCAGGCGATCGCCCTGAGGAATATCCCGCTCTTAATTTATCCTATAGCGATCGCGGTAAACGGTTTCGCGAGAGTTTTGAGTATATCCAGCGCATGAGCGAGAATACACCAGTTTTCGAGAATAGTTATGGCAAGCCTTACGGTGGCATGGATATGTTACCCAAACCAGCATCTGGGAAACTACCACTGTTAATTACAGGAGGCAGCCAACAAGAGACTAACTGGATCGCCCAAAATGGAGACGGTTGGATGCTCTTTCCCCGCAATACGGCAATGCAAGCCCAAATAATTGCTGATTGGCGATCGCAAATCACCGCAGCAGGGAGACTCAATCAACCTGTGATGGAACCGCTGTATGTAGATCTGGTAGAAGATCCCGATACTCCTCCTTTACCAATTCATCTAGGGCTAAGGTTGGGAGTTAAACACCTGAAAAGTTATCTCAAGTCCCGCCAGGCAATCGGCATTAATCACGTCGCCCTCAACCTGCGCTTTAACAAGGCCGATGTGACCACAACTCTAAAAAAACTGGCAGATGATATATTGCCAGACTTTAGTAATTGGAAATAA
- a CDS encoding IS630 family transposase — translation MPRKLYLEPHFSPEELKSHYRASQDPVESRRWHLLWLVSEQTTLTQAAQVVGLNYDYAREIVREYNHNGAHGLRNRRKDKRPHQSRSLLTQDQCAQLLTRLQTPPADGGLWNGPKVAQVIAQMTGVDKVWPQRGWDYLKRLEQSLQCPRPHHRKGEPEAQAAFKKLPEYKAELERRYPNAQVEVWSFDEHRLGLKPIIRKIWAPVGQRPIAEVDHRYEWTYLYGFVHPATGNTEWFILPRVNGEWFNQALQSFAQQVGAGKHKQILLVLDGAGWHTCKNRVVPPGIHLKVLPPYSPELQPAERLWRLADEPLANRCFETLDELEDVLEQRCRTLMTMQSDIKALTHYHWWPA, via the coding sequence ATGCCAAGAAAACTATATCTCGAACCTCATTTTTCGCCCGAGGAGCTGAAGTCTCATTATCGAGCCAGCCAAGACCCAGTAGAATCGCGCCGCTGGCATCTACTATGGCTCGTCAGTGAGCAAACAACGCTAACTCAAGCAGCCCAAGTGGTCGGTCTCAACTACGATTACGCTCGAGAAATCGTCAGGGAGTATAACCACAATGGCGCCCATGGGTTACGCAACCGACGCAAAGATAAGCGACCTCATCAATCTCGCAGTCTTCTGACTCAAGACCAATGTGCACAATTGTTGACTCGTCTACAAACCCCACCCGCCGACGGTGGTCTATGGAACGGACCTAAAGTAGCCCAGGTCATTGCTCAGATGACAGGAGTCGATAAGGTTTGGCCCCAACGAGGTTGGGACTATCTCAAGCGATTGGAGCAGTCCCTGCAATGCCCACGTCCTCACCACCGTAAAGGTGAACCAGAGGCCCAAGCCGCTTTTAAAAAACTGCCTGAGTACAAAGCAGAATTGGAGCGACGCTACCCTAATGCTCAGGTCGAAGTTTGGTCTTTTGATGAACATCGTTTAGGCCTTAAACCCATTATTCGAAAGATTTGGGCGCCTGTGGGTCAGCGTCCAATTGCTGAGGTGGACCATCGCTATGAATGGACCTATCTATACGGATTCGTTCATCCCGCAACTGGCAATACCGAATGGTTCATTCTGCCTCGGGTCAATGGAGAATGGTTTAATCAAGCCCTACAAAGCTTTGCTCAGCAAGTTGGAGCGGGAAAGCACAAACAGATTCTTCTCGTTCTCGATGGAGCCGGATGGCATACCTGTAAGAATCGGGTGGTGCCACCTGGCATTCATCTGAAGGTTTTACCCCCCTATTCTCCAGAGCTACAGCCCGCTGAACGGTTGTGGCGGCTAGCGGACGAACCACTGGCCAATCGATGCTTTGAGACCCTGGATGAGTTGGAAGATGTGCTCGAGCAGCGCTGTCGAACTTTAATGACCATGCAATCAGACATTAAAGCTCTCACTCACTACCATTGGTGGCCAGCTTGA
- a CDS encoding tRNA-(ms[2]io[6]A)-hydroxylase translates to MTIHLHCDSSDAWLQTVLADFDTFLLDHAANEKKASGVALNLAAHYPDKPDLVAAMIDLAIEELSHYRDVFKLIRERHLTIPPDAKDPYVNQLRGLIRKGSENYFLDRLLVAGIIEARGLERFTKISLALPSGPLQGFYQAIAHSEARHANLFFKLAEQYCPNAALQARLDELLATEMKILNQLPHRAMLH, encoded by the coding sequence GTGACCATTCACCTACATTGCGATAGTTCAGACGCTTGGCTGCAAACGGTTCTGGCAGACTTTGATACCTTCCTGCTCGATCATGCCGCCAATGAGAAAAAAGCCTCTGGGGTCGCCCTCAATCTTGCTGCCCACTATCCCGACAAGCCAGACTTAGTGGCGGCCATGATTGACTTAGCCATTGAGGAGTTGAGCCATTATCGCGATGTCTTCAAATTAATCCGAGAGCGCCACTTAACTATTCCTCCCGATGCCAAAGACCCCTACGTTAATCAACTACGAGGTCTGATTCGTAAAGGCTCCGAAAACTACTTTCTCGATCGCCTCCTAGTCGCCGGAATTATTGAGGCTCGGGGCCTAGAACGCTTCACTAAAATTTCTCTAGCTTTGCCGAGTGGACCGTTACAAGGCTTTTACCAAGCCATTGCCCATTCAGAAGCCAGACATGCAAACTTATTTTTCAAACTCGCAGAACAATATTGTCCAAATGCAGCCCTACAGGCTCGTCTAGATGAACTCTTAGCGACTGAAATGAAGATTTTGAATCAATTACCCCATCGGGCCATGCTGCATTAG
- a CDS encoding TetR/AcrR family transcriptional regulator: MNDTTKFPLRTQKARSTRQRILDVATELFLAMGYSQTSLEKVATEAQTTKPTVYSHFKSKAGLFEAVINQHAEQGSVVFKKLLIPTNDPEDDLIRFGDVFLSFVLSPDQTYWNRLATAEAIAHPEVGEAFYQAGPARAIQHLTEYVASQAKAELLEVENPRRAAEQLIGLMLGVDLLQTQIGKKPPEKSALKTQCREAVDVFLAAYGTRTGG; the protein is encoded by the coding sequence ATGAATGACACTACAAAATTTCCACTCCGTACTCAGAAAGCCCGCTCTACAAGGCAGCGGATTCTCGACGTTGCAACTGAACTTTTTCTCGCGATGGGATACTCACAAACGAGCTTGGAAAAGGTCGCCACAGAAGCACAAACCACGAAACCGACGGTCTACAGCCATTTCAAATCAAAAGCGGGGCTGTTCGAGGCTGTGATCAATCAACATGCTGAACAGGGAAGTGTTGTTTTCAAAAAACTGCTGATTCCAACCAATGACCCTGAAGACGATCTGATCCGCTTCGGAGATGTATTTCTGTCGTTCGTTCTATCTCCAGACCAGACTTATTGGAACCGCCTGGCTACGGCTGAAGCGATTGCACATCCGGAAGTGGGCGAGGCGTTTTATCAGGCTGGACCCGCTCGCGCCATCCAGCATTTAACCGAGTACGTTGCGAGTCAGGCGAAAGCGGAGCTGCTTGAGGTTGAGAATCCACGTCGCGCCGCAGAACAACTCATTGGTTTAATGCTGGGGGTGGATTTGCTACAAACTCAGATCGGCAAGAAACCACCTGAAAAATCTGCACTTAAGACCCAATGTCGTGAAGCCGTGGATGTATTTCTCGCAGCATATGGAACTAGAACGGGAGGATGA
- a CDS encoding low temperature requirement protein A, whose translation MPLPKKNYFSSLVARDPHEPYRAATQLELLFDLVVVIAIATSAHGLTHELSEGHFVMGIIKFLLAFFILWWPWNLFTWFASGFDNDDAAYRINVMVMMIGIMLVAASIPTIFQGGEIVYGFIGYLILRSAAAVLWLRIKDKSPQLKVTVQRNVIGQIIIQSFWAYIVFMTEPWSMIFFILVAIAIAAELFLGACHFFERKMIIDLR comes from the coding sequence ATGCCTTTACCCAAGAAAAACTATTTCTCTTCTCTTGTAGCTCGGGATCCCCATGAACCTTATCGCGCTGCTACTCAACTAGAACTACTTTTTGATTTAGTAGTAGTAATTGCGATCGCAACTTCAGCCCATGGATTGACTCATGAGTTAAGTGAAGGTCATTTTGTGATGGGGATTATCAAATTTCTCCTAGCCTTTTTTATTTTGTGGTGGCCTTGGAATTTATTTACCTGGTTTGCCAGTGGCTTTGATAACGATGATGCTGCTTATCGTATCAATGTGATGGTGATGATGATTGGCATTATGTTGGTGGCAGCCAGTATTCCTACTATTTTTCAAGGTGGAGAAATCGTCTATGGATTTATTGGCTATCTGATTTTGCGAAGTGCCGCTGCTGTTTTATGGCTAAGAATTAAAGACAAGAGTCCTCAACTAAAAGTTACGGTGCAAAGGAATGTCATAGGACAAATAATAATTCAGAGTTTTTGGGCATACATCGTCTTTATGACAGAGCCTTGGAGCATGATATTTTTTATTTTAGTAGCAATTGCTATTGCTGCAGAACTCTTTCTGGGAGCGTGTCACTTCTTTGAGAGGAAAATGATAATTGATCTTAGATGA
- a CDS encoding zinc-dependent alcohol dehydrogenase family protein, producing the protein MKAMLIKSYGEDATFEPAEIEKPQVKAGHVLVKIAASSVNTVDMMIRTMGKELPLSPDTPAILGMDFAGTVEAVGENVSTYSIGDEVYGCAGGLADLPGTLADYMVADANLIAHKPKNLSMREAAALPLVAITAYEGLTRAGIKQGQKVLVHGGSGGVGHVALQLAKHFGADVYSTGGGDKQLALIEQLGATGINYKTESVEQYVAKHTNGNGFDLVFDSVGGANMLNSFEAAALNGQVASTVSLCELDLTLAHFKGLSLHVVFMLIPMLHNYKREQHGEILRSIAQIVESGGLKPVLDEKRYALEQAGQAHARLESRQAMGKVVIEN; encoded by the coding sequence ATGAAAGCAATGCTCATAAAATCGTACGGCGAAGATGCGACGTTTGAACCTGCAGAAATCGAAAAACCTCAAGTCAAAGCGGGACATGTCCTCGTGAAGATCGCGGCGTCAAGCGTGAACACGGTCGATATGATGATCCGTACGATGGGAAAGGAGCTGCCACTTTCGCCCGATACGCCCGCGATTCTGGGCATGGACTTCGCTGGGACGGTCGAGGCTGTTGGCGAGAATGTATCAACCTATTCTATTGGCGACGAAGTATACGGCTGTGCGGGTGGGCTGGCAGACTTACCAGGCACGCTGGCTGACTATATGGTGGCGGATGCCAACCTGATTGCCCATAAACCCAAAAACTTGTCGATGCGTGAAGCGGCTGCTTTGCCGCTGGTTGCCATTACTGCTTACGAAGGGCTAACCCGTGCGGGCATCAAGCAAGGTCAAAAAGTTCTCGTGCATGGAGGTTCTGGTGGCGTCGGCCATGTTGCTCTGCAACTAGCGAAACACTTTGGTGCCGACGTCTATTCCACAGGAGGTGGTGACAAACAGTTGGCCCTAATCGAACAACTGGGTGCAACCGGCATCAACTACAAGACGGAATCGGTTGAACAGTACGTTGCCAAACACACGAATGGGAACGGTTTTGATTTGGTATTCGATTCTGTTGGGGGCGCCAACATGCTTAATTCATTTGAAGCAGCAGCACTGAATGGTCAAGTGGCATCAACCGTTTCGCTGTGTGAGCTGGATTTGACGTTGGCTCACTTCAAAGGGTTATCACTGCATGTTGTGTTCATGCTCATTCCGATGCTGCACAACTACAAACGAGAACAACACGGGGAAATCCTTCGGAGCATAGCTCAGATTGTCGAGTCAGGCGGGTTAAAGCCCGTACTTGATGAGAAACGATATGCGCTCGAACAAGCAGGACAGGCCCATGCTCGTTTGGAAAGCCGACAAGCAATGGGCAAAGTTGTCATTGAAAACTAA
- a CDS encoding nuclear transport factor 2 family protein, giving the protein MSTEQNKQIVDKFFEKFSAADVAGALELLDDAAIWRAMGREGGLPMSGEMDKPMIGELIENVKSAFPDGMRLTPTGWTAEGDRVALEMESYAVKSNGIVYNNFHHFLVALSNGKITSLREYLDTLHVKQVFIDN; this is encoded by the coding sequence GTGAGCACTGAGCAAAATAAACAAATTGTCGACAAGTTTTTTGAGAAATTTTCTGCGGCAGATGTTGCAGGTGCCCTGGAATTGCTTGATGATGCGGCCATTTGGCGAGCGATGGGGCGTGAAGGCGGCTTGCCCATGTCTGGTGAAATGGACAAGCCAATGATCGGTGAGTTGATTGAAAATGTTAAGTCAGCCTTTCCGGACGGAATGCGGTTAACGCCAACCGGTTGGACTGCCGAAGGCGATCGCGTCGCGCTCGAAATGGAGTCTTATGCCGTGAAGAGTAATGGAATTGTTTATAACAATTTCCATCACTTTCTAGTGGCTCTCTCCAACGGCAAAATTACTTCTCTTCGAGAGTATCTAGATACTCTTCATGTGAAGCAAGTATTTATTGACAACTAA